From one Musa acuminata AAA Group cultivar baxijiao chromosome BXJ2-6, Cavendish_Baxijiao_AAA, whole genome shotgun sequence genomic stretch:
- the LOC135615133 gene encoding E3 ubiquitin-protein ligase MIEL1-like: protein MEAAANDSRLGFGKMEFGCKHYRRRCKIRAPCCNEIFYCRHCHNESTSDRHELCRQDVQKVICLICNTEQPVAQVCSNCGVSMGDYFCNVCKFYDDDLEKGQYHCNDCGICRVGGSENFFHCKKCGSCYSTELRDKHFCVENSMRHNCPICYEYLFDSLKETSVLKCGHTIHFECFDEMLKHAQRYSCPVCSKSVCDMSKYWRKLDEEIAATIMPEDYRYKVWILCNDCNNVSEVFFHIVGHKCSHCLSYNTRTIANPPTVSAQ from the exons ATGGAGGCCGCCGCCAATGACTCCCGCCTCGGATTCGGCAAGATGGAATTCGG GTGTAAGCACTATAGGAGGAGGTGCAAGATCCGAGCTCCCTGCTGCAACGAGATCTTCTATTGCCGCCACTGCCACAACGAATCCACC AGCGATCGGCATGAGCTTTGCCGCCAGGATGTCCAGAAA GTTATTTGTTTGATCTGCAACACCGAACAACCG GTTGCACAAGTGTGCTCAAACTGTGGAGTTAGTATGGGGGACTATTTCTGCAATGTGTGCAAATTCTACGATGATGAT TTGGAGAAAGGGCAGTACCATTGCAATGACTGTGGCATCTGCAG AGTCGGTGGTAGCGAGAATTTCTTTCACTGCAAGAAATGTG GATCCTGCTACTCTACTGAATTGCGTGATAAGCATTTTTGTGTGGAGAACTCAATGAGGCATAATTGCCCCATCTGCTATGAG TATCTTTTTGATTCGTTGAAAGAGACAAGCGTTCTAAAATGTGGGCACACCATCCATTTTGAATGCTTTGACGAGATGCTGAAACATGCCCA AAGATACTCATGTCCTGTATGCTCGAAATCGGTATGTGACATGTCCAAATACTGGAGGAAATTAGATGAAGAG ATAGCAGCAACGATCATGCCTGAGGATTATCGTTACAAG GTCTGGATTCTCTGTAATGACTGTAACAATGTTTCGGAAGTCTTCTTTCACATTGTTGGTCACAAGTGCAGTCACTGCCTATCCTACAACACCAGGACAATTGCTAACCCTCCAACTGTGTCAGCTCAATAG
- the LOC135615132 gene encoding uncharacterized protein LOC135615132 — protein sequence MDRDWGSKPGSGGAASAQNEAIDRRERLRRLALETIDLAKDPYFMRNHLGSYECKLCLTLHNNEGNYLAHTQGKRHQTNLAKRAAREAKDAPAQPQPHKRKVALRKSVKIGRPGYRVTKQFDPETKQRSLLFQIEYPEIEDNTKPRHRFMSSFEQRIEACDKRFQYLLFGADPYEIIAFKVPSTEIDKSTPKFFSHWDPDLKMFTLQLYFKIKPPEANKPLAAPAPASNGSATAPGVPPRPLPPPPQAPPPPPPQAPPPAAPPPVMNPPRPPPPAPSMVGSQPPPPPPVANGPPRPVPPPPMGGSAMANFTPGVQAPRPPMQGFPGQPMQGQVSHPPLPPPNMGH from the exons ATGGATCGGGACTGGGGATCTAAGCCGGGTAGCGGTGGCGCCGCCTCCGCCCAGAATGAGGCGATCGACCGCCGGGAGCGCCTCCGGCGTCTTGCCCTCGAGACCATCGACCTCGCCAAGGATCCCTACTTCATGCGCAACCATCTCGGAAG CTATGAGTGCAAGCTGTGCCTGACGCTCCACAACAATGAAGGGAATTACTTGGCACACACCCAGGGGAAGCGCCACCAGACCAACCTCGCTAAGAGAGCCGCCCGCGAGGCCAAGGACGCGCCCGCCCAGCCTCAGCCCCACAAACGCAAGGTCGCCCTCCGCAAATCCG TTAAGATTGGAAGGCCCGGATACAGGGTAACAAAGCAATTTGATCCAGAGACAAAGCAGCGATCTCTACTGTTTCAG ATAGAATATCCTGAAATTGAAGATAACACTAAGCCAAGGCACAGGTTTATGTCATCCTTTGAGCAG AGGATCGAAGCATGTGATAAGCGATTCCAGTATCTTTTATTTGGAGCTGACCCATATGAAATCATTGCCTTCAAG GTTCCCAGCACAGAAATCGATAAATCAACACCAAAGTTCTTTTCACACTGGGATCCAGATTTAAAAATGTTCACG CTGCAACTATATTTCAAGATCAAACCACCAGAAGCTAATAAACCACTGGCTGCACCGGCTCCTGCCTCCAATGGTTCTGCTACAGCTCCTGGTGTTCCTCCAAGGCCATTGCCACCTCCACCTcaagcaccaccaccaccaccacctcaagCACCTCCACCTGCTGCTCCACCTCCGGTCATGAATCCTCCTAGGCCTCCACCACCTGCACCATCTATGGTGGGCTCACAACCTCCCCCTCCGCCACCAGTGGCAAATGGTCCTCCCCGGCCAGTACCACCACCACCTATGGGTGGCAGTGCGATGGCAAACTTCACACCAGGTGTTCAAGCTCCTCGACCACCAATGCAAGGTTTCCCTGGACAGCCAATGCAAGGCCAAGTTTCGCACCCTCCACTACCACCTCCTAACATGGGCCACTGA
- the LOC103988574 gene encoding acyl-CoA-binding domain-containing protein 6, whose protein sequence is MATARASSGLAYPERFYAAASYAGFGGSPDSSAPAGGVSRFQNDVTLLLYALYQQATVGACTVPKPRAWNPVEQSKWTSWHGLGNMASTEAMRLFVKILEEEDPAWYSKAPELTAEPIINVETLKTELEPAAASASGNGDSLPKTKTVSAENGLLLETQDKDVITEGIGSVGIYDQWVAPSVSGQRPKPRYAHGAAVLRGKMYIFGGNHNGRYLNDIQVLDLKNLTWSRIEARELSGSLDSSAIASVSPCAGHSLIPWGNKILSIAGHTKDPSEMISVKEFDPQTCLWSNLKTYGKSPISRGGQSVTLVGNTLVMFGGEDAKRSLLNDLHILDLETMTWDDIDAIGIPPSPRSDHAAACHADQYLLIFGGGSHATCFNDLHVLDLQTMEWSKPKQQGVNPGPRAGHAGITVGDNWFIAGGGNNKNGVSETLVLNMATLVWSVVMTVQGRVPLASEGLSLVTSTHKGEDFLVSFGGYNGRYSNEVYVLKPSHVSDLQSRIIDGPVSDTIAAMLPTTDASRDMEPEIEPAQDKKIKEIVMENGDSEPLNIRNEVTIRLVEALKAEKGELEGTLNKEQLQMLQLKQEFNDTESRNIELTKELQSVRGQLAAEQSRCFKLEVDIVELRQKLQAMETLEKEVELLRRQKATSEQAALSTHQRQSSGGVWGWLAGSAPDQSGP, encoded by the exons ATGGCCACAGCCAGGGCGAGCTCCGGCCTCGCTTACCCCGAGAGATTCTACGCGGCCGCCTCCTACGCCGGTTTCGGCGGGTCTCCCGACTCCTCCGCCCCTGCAGGCGGCGTTTCTAGGTTTCAGAACGACGTCACTCTCTTGCTCTACGCTCTGTACCAGCAG GCAACTGTTGGAGCTTGCACTGTTCCAAAACCTAGAGCCTGGAATCCCGTGGAGCAGAGCAAATGGACAAG TTGGCATGGACTTGGAAACATGGCTTCGACAGAAGCAATGCGTCTCTTTGTGAAAATTTTGGAG GAGGAGGATCCTGCTTGGTATTCCAAGGCTCCTGAATTGACAGCAGAACCTATTATTAATGTTGAAACACTT AAAACAGAACTGGAGCCAGCTGCTGCATCAGCTTCAGGAAATGGAGATTCCTTACCCAAGACTAAAACTGTTTCCGCAGAAAATGGTCTTCTGTTGGAGACACAGGACAAGGATGTAATAACAGAGGGTATTGGCTCAGTTGGTATTTATGACCAATGGGTTGCACCTTCAGTATCTGGACAACGCCCTAAGCCTCGTTATGCG CATGGAGCAGCTGTTCTGCGAGGAAAAATGTATATTTTTGGTGGAAATCACAATGGCCGTTACCTTAATGATATCCAG GTTCTGGACCTGAAAAATTTGACATGGTCAAGGATAGAAGCCAGAGAATTATCAGGGTCCTTGGATTCTTCAGCCATTGCTTCGGTTTCTCCCTGTGCTGGCCATTCCCTG ATTCCCTGGGGAAACAAAATTTTATCTATTGCTGGGCACACAAAGGATCCATCTGAGATGATTTCAG TGAAGGAATTTGATCCGCAAACCTGTCTATGGTCGAATTTAAAGACATATGGGAAATCACCG ATTTCCCGTGGAGGCCAATCAGTTACACTTGTTGGAAACACATTAGTTATGTTTGGTGGTGAAGATGCTAAGAGATCTCTTCTGAATGACTTGCACATACTTGACTTGGAAACTATGACTTGGGATGATATTGATGCTAT AGGCATACCTCCTTCTCCAAGATCTGATCATGCTGCTGCTTGCCATGCTGACCAGTATCTTTTGATTTTTGGTGGTGGGTCTCATGCCACATGCTTTAATGATCTGCATGTTCTTGATTTGCAGACT ATGGAATGGTCAAAACCAAAGCAGCAGGGTGTAAATCCAGGCCCACGAGCTGGCCATGCAGGCATAACAGTTGGGGACAACTGGTTCATTGCTGGTGGTGGTAATAATAAGAATG GTGTCTCTGAAACTCTTGTCCTGAACATGGCCACATTAGTCTGGTCAGTTGTTATGACAGTTCAAGGGCGTGTGCCTCTTGCTAGTGAG GGACTCAGCTTGGTGACAAGCACCCACAAGGGAGAAGATTTTCTTGTTTCATTTGGAGGTTATAATGGGCGTTATAGCAATGAG GTTTATGTCCTCAAGCCAAGCCATGTATCAGATTTACAGTCAAGGATAATAGATGGTCCTGTGTCAGACACTATTGCTGCAATGCTTCCTACAACAGATGCTAGTAGGGATATGGAACCTGAGATTGAACCAGCTCAAGATAAAAAGATTAAAGAAATTGTGATGGAGAATGGTGATTCAGAGCCTCTG AATATCAGAAATGAGGTTACAATAAGACTTGTGGAAGCCCTGAAGGCAGAGAAAGGGGAGTTAGAAGGAACACTTAACAAGGAACAATTACAAATGCTCCAACTTAAGCAAGAGTTCAATGATACTGAGTCGAGGAATATTGAACTAACAAAG GAACTTCAGTCAGTTCGTGGTCAGCTTGCTGCTGAACAGTCCAGGTGTTTTAAACTTGAG GTGGACATTGTGGAGCTACGACAGAAGTTACAAGCAATGGAAACGTTAGAGAAGGAAGTGGAGCTGCTTCGGAGGCAGAAGGCTACTTCGGAACAGGCAGCTTTGAGCACTCATCAGAGGCAGAGTTCTGGTGGGGTGTGGGGTTGGCTTGCTGGGAGCGCACCCGACCAGTCTGGCCCTTAA